In Chthonomonas sp., a single genomic region encodes these proteins:
- a CDS encoding transketolase, giving the protein MTSRGGSSHIGAVLSMTDLVAVLYGHELRVDPANPTWADRDRFILSKGHAGAGVYAALAERGFFPVERLEGHYQNGSDLSGHVTFLGIPGVELATGSLGHGLGVGCGMAYGAMLDGRRHRVFVLLSDGECDEGSNWEPILFAGHHKLDNLIAVVDFNKIQSLAPVADTLQLEPFADKWRAFGWAVYECDGHDHAAIKAQFEAMRAETGKPKVLLAHTTKGKGVSFMENTVLWHYRTARGHEFDRALAELEAL; this is encoded by the coding sequence ATGACAAGCCGGGGCGGAAGCTCGCACATCGGGGCGGTCCTCAGCATGACCGACCTCGTTGCGGTGCTCTATGGACATGAGCTTCGCGTCGATCCCGCAAACCCGACTTGGGCGGATCGGGATCGGTTCATCTTGAGCAAGGGGCACGCAGGCGCGGGAGTGTATGCCGCCCTAGCTGAGCGCGGGTTCTTCCCCGTCGAGCGGCTTGAAGGCCACTATCAAAACGGCAGCGACCTCAGCGGTCATGTGACGTTCCTCGGGATCCCCGGGGTGGAGCTTGCCACAGGCTCACTCGGTCACGGGCTCGGCGTTGGGTGCGGGATGGCCTATGGCGCAATGCTCGATGGCAGGCGGCACCGGGTCTTCGTGCTCCTGAGCGATGGCGAGTGCGATGAGGGTTCCAACTGGGAGCCGATCCTGTTCGCTGGGCACCACAAGCTCGACAACCTGATCGCGGTCGTGGACTTCAACAAGATCCAATCCCTGGCTCCGGTGGCGGATACGCTACAGCTTGAGCCGTTCGCGGACAAGTGGCGCGCCTTTGGCTGGGCCGTGTATGAATGCGACGGCCACGACCACGCGGCGATCAAGGCTCAGTTCGAGGCGATGCGCGCCGAGACGGGCAAGCCCAAGGTGCTCCTCGCGCACACGACCAAAGGCAAGGGTGTCAGCTTCATGGAGAACACCGTCCTGTGGCACTATCGCACGGCGCGGGGCCACGAATTCGACCGCGCGCTCGCTGAGCTCGAAGCACTCTAA
- a CDS encoding DegT/DnrJ/EryC1/StrS family aminotransferase, with amino-acid sequence MAFATEIRSVPFFNYPKAFGEFEEQLVAIFRDVLGRGAFIMQRDLADFEANLASYLGVKHAVGMANATDALMLAWRAAGLQPGDEVIFPSHTMVASPASVALVGGVPIPVDCRLEDGLIDPDAIRAAITPKTRAIMPVQLNGRTADMDAIQAICDEHGLMIVEDSAQGLGSQFKGRYAGTFGKAGVYSFYPAKILGCMGDGGALVTNDDAIANTARLLRDHGRNHDGDVTMWGHNSRLDNLQAAFLDLQFKDYAEIIRRRREIASIYQARLGDLEQMQLPPAPVEGGDHLDTYQNYEMQADRRDELKAHLREMGIGTLIQWGGKAVHQFEKLGYSGYRLPNTERYFERCIMLPMNMTLTDDEVNYVADHVRGFYGA; translated from the coding sequence ATGGCTTTTGCGACTGAGATCCGTTCGGTTCCGTTTTTCAACTACCCCAAGGCGTTCGGCGAGTTCGAAGAGCAACTCGTCGCTATCTTCCGCGATGTCCTCGGACGCGGCGCGTTCATCATGCAACGCGATCTCGCCGACTTTGAAGCGAACCTCGCCAGCTACCTCGGCGTGAAGCACGCCGTGGGCATGGCCAATGCGACCGACGCGCTGATGCTTGCTTGGCGCGCAGCCGGGCTGCAGCCGGGCGACGAAGTCATTTTCCCCAGCCACACGATGGTCGCCTCGCCTGCTTCCGTGGCACTTGTGGGTGGCGTGCCGATCCCCGTCGACTGCCGACTTGAGGATGGGCTCATCGACCCCGACGCGATTCGCGCTGCCATCACTCCTAAGACGCGCGCGATCATGCCGGTCCAGCTCAACGGGCGAACCGCCGACATGGACGCGATCCAGGCCATTTGCGATGAGCACGGGCTGATGATCGTTGAAGACTCGGCGCAGGGGCTCGGCTCACAATTCAAGGGCCGATACGCAGGAACCTTCGGCAAGGCGGGCGTCTACAGTTTCTATCCGGCCAAGATCCTCGGCTGCATGGGCGATGGCGGTGCGCTTGTCACCAATGACGACGCAATTGCCAACACCGCGCGGCTGCTGCGCGACCACGGTCGTAACCACGACGGCGACGTCACCATGTGGGGACACAACTCGCGACTGGACAATCTCCAGGCCGCGTTCCTCGACCTCCAGTTCAAGGACTACGCGGAGATCATCCGTCGCCGCCGCGAGATTGCCTCGATCTACCAGGCTCGATTGGGAGATCTGGAGCAGATGCAACTCCCGCCCGCACCCGTCGAGGGCGGCGACCACCTGGACACCTACCAGAACTACGAGATGCAGGCAGATCGTCGCGACGAGCTCAAGGCGCACCTGCGTGAGATGGGCATCGGAACCCTCATCCAGTGGGGCGGCAAGGCCGTGCATCAGTTTGAGAAGCTTGGTTACAGCGGCTATCGACTCCCGAACACCGAGCGGTACTTCGAGCGATGCATCATGCTGCCCATGAACATGACGCTAACCGATGACGAAGTGAACTACGTTGCCGATCACGTCCGAGGTTTCTACGGCGCGTGA
- a CDS encoding sugar transferase — MAKRLFDLVFSAIGLIVFSPILLLTALWIKLDSKGPVFYRGERTGLNGVPFRIFKFRSMVTNADKIGGPSTADTDSRITKSGKFIRKFKLDEIPQFMNVFIGDMSFVGPRPEVKKYTDMYTPEEKPILDLRPGITDWASIWNSDEGAILAGLEDVDAGYEQYIRPGKLKLQLYYRANHTVMGDIKILMYTARRIFDKSFYPSEIDAVVPRLVPVLDQQRMTHAAVELSESAREPQI, encoded by the coding sequence ATGGCCAAGCGACTTTTTGACCTCGTTTTTTCCGCAATCGGTTTGATCGTGTTCTCCCCGATCCTCTTGCTGACCGCCCTATGGATCAAGCTCGATTCGAAGGGGCCGGTCTTTTACCGCGGCGAGCGCACGGGTCTGAACGGCGTCCCGTTCCGGATCTTTAAGTTCCGCAGCATGGTCACGAACGCGGACAAAATTGGGGGTCCGAGCACCGCCGACACCGATAGCCGCATCACCAAGTCCGGCAAGTTCATTCGCAAGTTCAAGCTAGACGAAATCCCGCAGTTCATGAATGTATTCATAGGGGATATGAGCTTCGTTGGACCTCGGCCCGAGGTGAAGAAGTACACCGACATGTACACGCCCGAGGAGAAGCCGATCCTCGACCTCCGGCCCGGGATCACTGACTGGGCGAGCATCTGGAACAGCGACGAGGGCGCCATCCTCGCAGGACTGGAGGACGTGGATGCCGGGTACGAGCAGTACATCCGTCCGGGCAAGCTCAAGCTGCAGCTGTACTACCGCGCGAACCATACGGTGATGGGTGATATCAAGATTTTGATGTACACGGCGCGGCGCATTTTTGACAAGAGCTTCTATCCGAGCGAGATCGACGCGGTCGTCCCGCGGTTGGTGCCAGTGCTGGACCAGCAGCGTATGACCCATGCGGCTGTCGAGCTTTCGGAGAGCGCCCGCGAACCGCAGATCTAG
- the lnt gene encoding apolipoprotein N-acyltransferase, whose protein sequence is MRIIQQILKHKAVPTLVSAALMQLAFAPMNLFLLVFVALVPWLHALSDTDRRGAWRSGLLFGTVFWLVQCWWIVPFVGRWTGSVGMALIPWLLIPLLVVWFFGLLGIMLHACIQRDWLLAIPLAWGGIEALRSTFPGLAFPWGLLASPLTGIPWLIQNASYGEVFFVSAWVALVNVIVWQLFQRPDRQRLMTPILVCAALLLLSVVRYSREVVGDRVVVTIGQPGVDLAFGDPASSNAKALQAAREIVAQASGNGSRFIVLPEGIAAQGADISPGATVPVLYGGVREESGKSHQSAFVRLPSGEVQWADKTRLVMFGEYVPFRRQLSFLKGFNLPSADLSPGATAQSIEIAGLRGGALLCFEGLFPDVARKMADQGSRFLAIMSIDDWYAGTPAIPQLADGAIWRSIETGLPTLRSASTGVSRVIDAKGHEIVRAPLGANVAMRAEVVMPAGSDTFRFRHFFGWFGLLVGLGALLLPKERP, encoded by the coding sequence ATGCGAATCATACAGCAGATCCTAAAGCATAAGGCGGTCCCCACGCTGGTCTCTGCCGCGCTCATGCAACTGGCATTTGCGCCAATGAACCTGTTTCTGCTGGTGTTCGTCGCGTTGGTGCCGTGGTTGCATGCGCTTTCTGATACTGATCGCCGTGGCGCATGGCGGTCGGGGCTGCTGTTCGGGACCGTTTTCTGGCTGGTCCAATGTTGGTGGATCGTTCCGTTCGTCGGTCGTTGGACGGGCTCTGTCGGGATGGCTCTCATCCCGTGGTTGCTCATCCCCCTGCTCGTGGTGTGGTTCTTTGGTCTGCTGGGGATTATGCTCCACGCCTGCATCCAGCGGGATTGGTTGCTCGCGATCCCGCTCGCATGGGGTGGGATCGAAGCGCTTCGCTCGACCTTTCCTGGGTTGGCGTTCCCGTGGGGGCTCCTGGCCAGTCCCCTGACCGGGATTCCGTGGTTGATCCAGAACGCGTCGTACGGCGAAGTGTTCTTTGTGTCCGCGTGGGTGGCGCTCGTGAACGTGATCGTCTGGCAACTGTTCCAACGGCCGGATCGACAGCGCTTGATGACCCCCATCCTTGTCTGTGCCGCCCTCCTGCTTCTGTCGGTCGTGCGGTACTCGCGGGAGGTAGTGGGTGATCGGGTTGTGGTGACTATCGGGCAGCCCGGTGTCGATCTAGCGTTTGGGGATCCCGCCAGTTCGAATGCCAAGGCGCTGCAAGCCGCACGCGAGATCGTCGCGCAGGCGTCGGGGAACGGCAGCCGATTTATTGTGCTGCCGGAGGGGATCGCGGCGCAGGGCGCAGATATTTCGCCAGGCGCAACTGTGCCAGTGCTGTACGGGGGCGTCCGCGAGGAGAGCGGAAAGAGCCACCAAAGCGCATTTGTTCGGCTGCCCAGCGGCGAGGTCCAGTGGGCGGATAAGACGCGGCTGGTCATGTTTGGGGAGTACGTGCCGTTTCGCAGGCAACTGTCGTTCTTGAAGGGTTTCAACTTGCCGAGCGCCGATCTCTCCCCCGGTGCGACGGCTCAGTCCATCGAGATTGCTGGCTTGCGGGGCGGCGCGCTGCTTTGCTTCGAGGGGCTCTTCCCGGACGTGGCTCGCAAGATGGCCGATCAGGGGTCGCGATTCCTGGCCATCATGTCGATCGACGATTGGTATGCCGGTACCCCCGCCATCCCGCAGCTTGCGGACGGCGCGATCTGGCGGAGCATCGAAACCGGATTGCCGACGCTTCGCTCCGCGAGCACTGGCGTGTCGCGGGTCATCGACGCCAAGGGACATGAGATCGTGCGCGCGCCGCTGGGGGCGAACGTGGCGATGCGCGCTGAGGTGGTGATGCCAGCAGGCTCTGACACGTTCCGATTTCGACACTTCTTCGGATGGTTTGGGCTGCTTGTCGGGCTGGGCGCGCTGTTGCTCCCGAAAGAGCGTCCTTAA
- a CDS encoding histidine phosphatase family protein: MNERKPLLVLYIVRHGQTAWNLDGRAQGHSDIPLDEEGFQQALQVGMAFEEVPLGLVITSDLQRARQTAEQIAGSARTSMRSTPDLRERSFGRMEGRPYQEIRAAFQLYETDPDCDPLTTRIGDGESLVDVWYRVERFVNELDELAGHIAVVSHGGTCGVLLAQLLGGTHATARSFRFGNTAISEVHRQPDGHWTLTRYADTAHLELASAPMIDANHTADPKA, translated from the coding sequence ATGAATGAGCGCAAACCGCTGCTGGTTCTTTACATCGTCCGGCACGGCCAGACGGCGTGGAACCTTGACGGTCGTGCGCAAGGGCACTCCGACATTCCGCTCGACGAAGAGGGATTTCAGCAAGCTCTCCAGGTCGGGATGGCGTTCGAGGAAGTTCCGCTGGGGCTCGTCATCACCAGCGACCTGCAGCGTGCACGGCAAACCGCGGAGCAGATCGCTGGCTCGGCACGAACCTCAATGCGCAGCACGCCCGATCTGCGCGAACGCTCGTTTGGCCGGATGGAAGGGCGTCCATACCAGGAGATTCGCGCTGCGTTCCAACTCTACGAGACCGACCCCGATTGCGATCCGCTTACGACGCGCATTGGCGACGGGGAGTCGCTCGTGGACGTCTGGTACCGTGTCGAGCGGTTCGTCAATGAGCTCGATGAACTCGCCGGACACATCGCCGTCGTCTCACACGGAGGTACATGCGGGGTCTTGCTCGCGCAACTCCTCGGGGGAACCCACGCAACCGCGCGTTCTTTTCGCTTTGGCAACACCGCCATCTCCGAAGTCCATCGGCAGCCTGACGGCCACTGGACGCTGACTCGCTACGCCGACACCGCGCACCTGGAATTGGCCAGCGCCCCCATGATCGATGCGAATCATACAGCAGATCCTAAAGCATAA
- a CDS encoding MmgE/PrpD family protein, with translation MSTSITLSRDSNQALGLGQFAIDFLSGKLGPGPSEGVLHRVMLFHTDAVLCGLSALALGTNAPTLLRREALDYPDARGATVFGSSAKVKAEKAVVANSSAVREWDSNGTNFGYRPEMGHTAGEFGHNDFYPVVIAACQQRGLDGATALRAMVLLDEIRGRLAEVFSLKTYKIDHVVHGAIASAAIYGALMGATAEQIESAIGMVVAHSIPWRAIRAGKQLSDSKGASAAISTEAAVLFAKRAMAGFVGPKDIFRNPEAIFRFFEPTTTGAERWKEQGDCPFDLVLSHSGDDFAVMGMHFKLGLYEHQSAGALQGAIDLVAKNPHLLANGGAAIQKIRIVAYEPAFGIIGNPMKRNPTTRQSADHSMAYIVATLLRKACDHVAAEGTLPSGGGANDAIWKALMLSPYDYQVADTAIHHPQTRALMDKIDFVHGGAEYDAKYPEGIPTSISISDGAQEFDSGFVMFPGGHARNTTADLSDILDHKFQLLGSLAIDSDADRTAFLTKLQSLGRCSAEDLAKIFDVAITDRPGYE, from the coding sequence ATGTCCACGAGCATCACTCTTTCCCGCGATTCGAATCAGGCCCTCGGGCTCGGCCAGTTTGCGATTGACTTCTTGTCCGGCAAGCTCGGCCCCGGCCCCAGTGAGGGGGTGCTGCACCGAGTCATGCTATTCCATACGGATGCGGTCCTCTGCGGCCTCTCCGCACTTGCGCTCGGTACCAACGCACCGACTCTGTTGCGCCGCGAAGCGCTCGACTATCCGGACGCACGGGGCGCGACGGTCTTCGGGTCTAGTGCAAAGGTCAAAGCCGAGAAAGCCGTCGTCGCGAACTCGTCAGCGGTTCGCGAATGGGACAGCAACGGAACGAACTTCGGCTATCGACCCGAGATGGGTCACACCGCCGGAGAATTTGGCCACAACGACTTCTATCCGGTGGTCATTGCCGCATGTCAGCAACGGGGCTTGGATGGCGCGACCGCGCTCCGAGCCATGGTGCTGCTCGACGAGATCCGCGGTCGGCTTGCTGAAGTGTTTAGCCTGAAGACGTACAAGATCGACCACGTCGTCCACGGCGCGATCGCTTCAGCTGCGATCTACGGCGCGCTGATGGGGGCGACGGCAGAGCAGATCGAATCGGCCATCGGCATGGTCGTGGCCCACAGCATTCCATGGCGCGCGATTCGCGCGGGCAAGCAGCTGAGCGACTCGAAGGGCGCGAGCGCGGCCATCTCCACTGAGGCGGCGGTGCTCTTTGCCAAGCGGGCGATGGCGGGCTTTGTTGGGCCGAAGGACATCTTCCGCAATCCGGAGGCGATCTTCCGTTTCTTCGAGCCCACCACAACGGGTGCCGAGCGGTGGAAGGAGCAGGGAGACTGCCCGTTCGACCTCGTCCTGTCCCACTCCGGCGACGACTTCGCGGTCATGGGAATGCACTTTAAGCTCGGTCTGTACGAGCATCAGTCAGCGGGCGCGCTGCAGGGTGCGATCGACTTGGTCGCCAAGAATCCGCACCTTCTGGCGAACGGGGGCGCAGCGATCCAAAAGATCCGCATCGTTGCGTACGAGCCCGCATTCGGCATCATCGGCAACCCGATGAAGCGAAACCCCACCACTCGGCAGAGTGCCGACCACTCGATGGCGTATATCGTCGCCACGCTGCTGCGCAAAGCGTGCGACCACGTAGCTGCCGAAGGGACGTTGCCGTCTGGAGGGGGCGCGAACGACGCGATCTGGAAGGCGCTGATGCTTTCGCCGTACGATTATCAGGTGGCGGACACGGCCATCCACCACCCGCAGACCCGGGCACTCATGGATAAGATCGATTTTGTCCACGGTGGGGCCGAGTACGACGCCAAGTATCCCGAGGGGATCCCCACGTCGATCTCCATCTCCGACGGGGCGCAGGAGTTCGACAGTGGGTTTGTGATGTTCCCCGGCGGGCATGCACGCAATACCACCGCTGACCTCAGCGACATCCTCGACCATAAGTTCCAGTTGCTCGGATCTCTGGCAATCGACTCGGACGCGGACCGCACTGCGTTCCTAACCAAGCTTCAGTCTTTGGGCCGGTGCTCGGCGGAAGACCTCGCGAAGATCTTCGACGTTGCGATCACCGACCGACCCGGTTATGAATGA
- the queF gene encoding NADPH-dependent 7-cyano-7-deazaguanine reductase QueF — MSQILETFPNPAPHRAYTITHSFPEFTSVCPKTGMPDFATIDLDYIPGDTCIELKSLKYYYFSFRDKGIFYEAVTNQLLEELSGCCNPRWMRVTGRFAVRGGIASVIVAETGPKPVG; from the coding sequence ATGAGCCAGATACTCGAGACGTTTCCAAACCCTGCGCCCCACCGCGCGTACACCATCACCCATAGTTTCCCCGAGTTCACAAGCGTTTGTCCTAAGACCGGGATGCCCGACTTTGCGACGATCGACCTGGATTACATCCCCGGCGACACGTGCATCGAATTGAAGTCGCTGAAGTACTACTACTTTTCGTTCCGCGACAAAGGGATTTTCTATGAGGCGGTGACGAACCAACTCCTGGAAGAGCTCTCGGGATGCTGCAACCCCCGGTGGATGCGCGTGACCGGACGATTCGCCGTGCGCGGCGGCATCGCTAGCGTCATCGTCGCCGAAACCGGCCCTAAGCCGGTCGGATGA
- a CDS encoding PilZ domain-containing protein: MAQNTDDGRRFSRFDTLEYALLMSSGLDEPLPAIIVDISLGGLQLRTRVPLESGDEFLMQIGQGYENPITTAVEVRYCAKIPHTGLHSVGVRFLPGHSEQRMRLVHYIHDAFAKQGDKLLAS; this comes from the coding sequence ATGGCACAGAACACTGACGACGGCAGAAGGTTTAGTCGATTCGACACACTGGAGTACGCACTCCTTATGTCGAGTGGGCTTGATGAGCCGCTTCCTGCGATTATCGTGGACATCAGTCTCGGTGGACTGCAACTCCGCACGCGCGTCCCGCTAGAATCGGGCGACGAATTCCTCATGCAGATCGGACAAGGTTACGAGAACCCGATCACGACCGCCGTGGAAGTACGGTACTGCGCCAAGATCCCGCATACTGGGCTCCATTCGGTCGGTGTCCGCTTCTTACCGGGCCACTCCGAGCAGCGGATGCGCTTGGTCCACTATATCCACGACGCTTTCGCCAAACAGGGCGACAAGCTACTCGCCAGCTAA
- the erpA gene encoding iron-sulfur cluster insertion protein ErpA, which translates to MAITLTPRAANELKDLMQSQQKNDAALRVWVAGGGCSGLSYGMAIDDNEPEQGDQIFQQDGVKIVIDPMSLHYMEGSEVDYVEDAMGGGFKIENPNATQSCGCGSSFATGEEGGPGAGGGGCGGCGCSK; encoded by the coding sequence ATGGCAATCACTTTGACCCCCCGAGCAGCCAACGAGCTGAAGGACCTGATGCAGAGCCAGCAGAAGAACGATGCTGCCTTGCGCGTTTGGGTCGCAGGCGGCGGTTGCTCCGGACTCTCGTATGGCATGGCGATCGATGACAACGAACCCGAGCAGGGCGACCAGATCTTCCAGCAAGACGGCGTGAAAATCGTGATCGATCCGATGAGCCTGCACTACATGGAGGGTTCCGAAGTCGATTACGTCGAGGACGCCATGGGAGGCGGGTTCAAGATCGAGAACCCGAATGCGACGCAGTCGTGCGGCTGTGGCTCCAGCTTCGCCACCGGCGAAGAGGGTGGTCCGGGAGCAGGCGGCGGCGGATGCGGTGGCTGCGGCTGTAGCAAATAA
- a CDS encoding 4Fe-4S binding protein, with protein sequence MPYVVAEPCIGVKDKSCLTVCPVDCIYEIDDQVVIHPDQCIDCGLCEPECPVTAIFVDTDVPPQWKNFIEKNEVEAKRIAGG encoded by the coding sequence ATGCCCTACGTTGTAGCCGAACCCTGCATTGGTGTAAAAGATAAGTCCTGTCTGACGGTCTGCCCGGTGGACTGCATTTATGAGATCGACGATCAGGTGGTGATTCACCCGGACCAGTGTATCGACTGTGGTCTGTGCGAGCCCGAGTGCCCCGTTACCGCCATCTTCGTCGACACCGACGTGCCGCCTCAATGGAAGAACTTCATCGAGAAAAATGAGGTTGAGGCGAAGCGAATCGCAGGCGGCTAA
- a CDS encoding PilZ domain-containing protein — translation MAIDFLQYIGTRARCQRIEDARLLRGWVVEFDQQLIVLRFDADRQLAVGERVAFELQGSSNNVFAIGEVESLEDDLVRFKLTSNLRLTSPTESVRFQATRFGIFCDLTHGDQKYDMDVQDISSSGVGLVGLLNIERGTVVDIAVHSAHGTVTGKGEVRYCKPEDSHGRFRLGIKLHIEDRISRGRWLRLFPNAA, via the coding sequence ATGGCAATAGATTTCCTTCAGTACATCGGGACGCGTGCGCGATGCCAGCGCATCGAGGACGCTCGGCTGCTTCGTGGTTGGGTCGTCGAGTTCGACCAGCAGTTGATTGTGTTGCGTTTTGACGCGGATCGACAGCTTGCGGTGGGCGAGCGAGTTGCGTTTGAGCTACAAGGTAGCTCCAACAACGTCTTTGCCATCGGCGAGGTCGAATCTCTGGAGGACGATCTTGTCCGGTTTAAGCTGACCTCAAACCTTCGTTTGACGTCACCCACCGAGTCAGTGAGGTTTCAGGCCACTCGGTTTGGCATTTTCTGCGATCTGACCCACGGCGACCAGAAGTACGACATGGACGTCCAAGACATTTCGTCCTCAGGAGTAGGCTTGGTCGGGTTGTTGAACATCGAGCGCGGCACCGTGGTGGACATCGCCGTACACTCCGCGCACGGCACAGTCACAGGCAAGGGCGAAGTGCGCTACTGCAAGCCCGAAGATAGCCACGGACGATTTCGGCTGGGCATCAAGCTGCACATCGAGGACCGCATCAGCCGCGGTCGCTGGCTAAGGCTATTCCCGAACGCGGCTTAG